In one window of Onychomys torridus chromosome 5, mOncTor1.1, whole genome shotgun sequence DNA:
- the Idnk gene encoding probable gluconokinase isoform X1 codes for MEAPVVLLVMGVSGSGKSTVGALLAAKLGWKFYDADDYHSEENRMKMRKGVPLSDQDRIPWLGSLHDILLRDVASGQHVVLACSALKKMYRDILIHGRNDVPLKSDESAKGTLAGEQLLVVYLCGSFEIISRRLFQRKGHFMPPQLLQSQFSILEPPSAPENFIQVSVDQSLSEIADAIMEGLQMK; via the exons ATGGAGGCGCCCGTGGTGCTGCTGGTGATGGGCGTGAGCGGCTCCGGAAA ATCTACCGTGGGCGCACTGCTGGCCGCTAAG CTGGGATGGAAATTCTATGATGCCGATGATTACCACTCTGAAGAGAATCGGATGAAGATGAGAAAGGGAGTACCTCTGAGTGACCAG GACAGGATCCCGTGGCTCGGCAGCTTGCATGACATTTTACTAAG AGATGTGGCCTCGGGACAGCATGTTGTTCTAGCCTGTtcagcactgaagaaaatgtacagagacatcTTGATACATGGAAGAAATGATGTGCCTTTGAAAAGTGATGAGTCAGCAAAGGGAACACTGGCTGGCGAACAGCTCTTGGTGGTCTACCTCTGCGGGTCATTTGAGATCATTTCCAGACGCTTGTTCCAACGAAAAGGACATTTTATGCCACCTCAGTTACTGCAGTCTCAGTTCAGTATTCTGGAGCCCCCATCAGCTCCTGAAAACTTCATCCAGGTCAGCGTGGACCAAAGTCTCTCGGAGATCGCTGATGCCATTATGGAGGGGCTGCAAATGAAGTGA
- the Idnk gene encoding probable gluconokinase isoform X3, with translation MEAPVVLLVMGVSGSGKSTVGALLAAKLGWKFYDADDYHSEENRMKMRKGVPLSDQRCGLGTACCSSLFSTEENVQRHLDTWKK, from the exons ATGGAGGCGCCCGTGGTGCTGCTGGTGATGGGCGTGAGCGGCTCCGGAAA ATCTACCGTGGGCGCACTGCTGGCCGCTAAG CTGGGATGGAAATTCTATGATGCCGATGATTACCACTCTGAAGAGAATCGGATGAAGATGAGAAAGGGAGTACCTCTGAGTGACCAG AGATGTGGCCTCGGGACAGCATGTTGTTCTAGCCTGTtcagcactgaagaaaatgtacagagacatcTTGATACATGGAAGAAATGA
- the Idnk gene encoding probable gluconokinase isoform X2 translates to MKMRKGVPLSDQDRIPWLGSLHDILLRDVASGQHVVLACSALKKMYRDILIHGRNDVPLKSDESAKGTLAGEQLLVVYLCGSFEIISRRLFQRKGHFMPPQLLQSQFSILEPPSAPENFIQVSVDQSLSEIADAIMEGLQMK, encoded by the exons ATGAAGATGAGAAAGGGAGTACCTCTGAGTGACCAG GACAGGATCCCGTGGCTCGGCAGCTTGCATGACATTTTACTAAG AGATGTGGCCTCGGGACAGCATGTTGTTCTAGCCTGTtcagcactgaagaaaatgtacagagacatcTTGATACATGGAAGAAATGATGTGCCTTTGAAAAGTGATGAGTCAGCAAAGGGAACACTGGCTGGCGAACAGCTCTTGGTGGTCTACCTCTGCGGGTCATTTGAGATCATTTCCAGACGCTTGTTCCAACGAAAAGGACATTTTATGCCACCTCAGTTACTGCAGTCTCAGTTCAGTATTCTGGAGCCCCCATCAGCTCCTGAAAACTTCATCCAGGTCAGCGTGGACCAAAGTCTCTCGGAGATCGCTGATGCCATTATGGAGGGGCTGCAAATGAAGTGA